A stretch of Anolis sagrei isolate rAnoSag1 chromosome X, rAnoSag1.mat, whole genome shotgun sequence DNA encodes these proteins:
- the LOC132782080 gene encoding zinc finger CCCH domain-containing protein 7A isoform X1, producing the protein MSNVSVDRSIRLQEIKKGLQFIQSTLPYPGTQEQYEVFIRDLVKNLFHEGNEAYQEGDWEGSLSHYSEALNIADYASSEGIHISDEILEKLRVNRIACYSKKGQHDKVLEDCGVILKLNENNFRALYRKAKALKELGRYKEAYDAVAKCSLAVPQDESVIKLTQELAQKLGLKIRKAYVRAKPSPSSVSGEVSSKVSNASIEDIESDFSGWKEKGLSSSSSSPTPPGFVPDLSGDLAPLPTANLMGLPVEKTPLSAPSLANGGAFPLSEGCLDCGDGDDILGDEIDELLDSVSDPGESAMPSPAVRGALPAAAIAPSIPFSAPLLGSLSVGPGFVSTGSYSEIYPSQPLVSALDNFCSSLSSFSIGDSKRDIPSSLSRDVGSALNSSSPLRLLNGPPSLFSSENYIGISSPPRSDFPGVFGGGAANVPSLSTAVTAAASLAVRNPLEGSHDLRQACQACFVRKDPKLWEYIYHPNLDHLCKKDILIGRIKNSEDKSWKKIRPRPTKTQYVGPYYICKDVAAGEECRYSGHCTFAYCQEEIDVWTLERKGAFSREALFGGNGEIRLTVSRLLQEHHGLFMFLCEKCFEHKPRIISKRNKDNAATCSHPVMHDFEDNKCLVHILRETTVKYSKIRPFHLQCQLDLCRHEVRYGCSRDDECFYAHSLVELQVWMMQSKTGISHEAIVQESKKYWQNMESNAHGAQILSNQVKHGSLNLKMKFVCAQCWRNGQVSEPDKNKKYCSAKARHPWTKDRRVMLVMSNERKKWNTIRPLPTKKQVPLQFDLCNHIASGKKCQYVGNCSFAHSHEEREMWTYMKENGIQDMEQLYEMWLKSQKPEKGEDPAAQASKENGKQIHMPTDYAEVTVDFHCWMCGKNCNSEKQWQGHISSEKHKEKVFHTEDDQNRWQHRFPTGCFSLCERFAVSGACVEGSHCRWAHGLAELREWEERRQVLCMKLNKARKDHLIAPNDNDFGKYSFLFKDLN; encoded by the exons GTATTCATACGCGATCTTGTCAAGAACCTGTTCCACGAAGGGAACGAGGCTTACCAAGAAGGCGACTGGGAAGGGTCGCTGAGCCATTACTCTGAAGCTTTGAACATTGCCGATTATGCCAGTTCTGAAGGGATCCACATTTCCGATGAAATATTAGAGAAGCTGCGTGTAAATCGCATTGCGTGTTATTCAAAGAAG GGCCAGCATGACAAAGTCCTAGAAGACTGTGGAGTAATTTTAAAGCTGAATGAAAACAATTTCCGAGCTCTCTATCGGAAAGCCAAAGCCTTAAAAGAACTGGGAAGGTACAAGGAAGCATACGATGCAGTCGCTAAATGCTCCCTCGCGGTGCCACAG GATGAAAGTGTAATAAAATTAACTCAAGAGCTTGCTCAGAAGCTTGGATTGAAAATAAGAAAAGCCTACGTTAGGGCAAAA CCTTCCCCAAGCTCTGTTTCTGGAGAAGTATCAAGTAAG GTTTCAAATGCTTCTATAGAAGATATTGAATCAG ATTTTTCTGGCTGGAAGGAGAAgggcctttcctcctcctcctcctcgcccacCCCTCCGGGCTTTGTCCCTGACCTGTCCGGTGACTTGGCCCCTTTGCCAACGGCTAACTTGATGGGCCTTCCTGTGGAGAAGACCCCGCTCTCTGCCCCTTCCTTGGCCAATGGAGGGGCCTTTCCTCTCTCAGAAGGCTGCTTGGATTGCGGTGATGGCGATGACATCCTTGGAGATGAAATAGATGAGCTGCTTGACTCAGTTTCGGACCCCGGGGAAAGCGCCATG CCCAGCCCAGCTGTCCGCGGAGCCCTCCCAGCGGCTGCCAtcgctcccagcatccccttctcGGCCCCATTGCTGGGGTCCTTGTCTGTGGGACCGGGCTTCGTCTCCACGGGTTCTTACTCTGAGATATACCCCTCCCAGCCCTTGGTCTCTGCCCTGGACAACTTCTGCTCCTCTTTAAGTAGCTTCTCCATAGGCGATTCTAAAAGAG ATATACCCAGTTCTCTTTCTAGAGATGTCGGCTCAGCGTTAAACAGCAGTTCTCCTCTACGGCTT CTTAATGGTCCCCCAAGTTTGTTTAGCTCTGAGAACTATATTGGGATTTCGAGTCCGCCTCGGAGTGACTTTCCTGGCGTCTTTGGCGGAGGGGCTGCCAATGTGCCAAGCCTTTCAACAGCGGTGACAGCAGCAGCCTCCTTGGCAGTGAGGAATCCACTGGAAGGCAGCCATGATCTTCGCCAGGCCTGCCAGGCCTGCTTTGTCCGGAAAG atCCCAAACTGTGGGAATACATTTACCATCCCAACCTAGACCACCTGTGTAAGAAGGACATCCTCATTGGGAGAATAAAGAACTCTGAAGATAAATCCTGGAAGAAGATCAGGCCCAGGCCAACAAAAACGCAATACGTGGGGCCCTATTATATATGTAAAG ATGTGGCGGCCGGTGAAGAGTGTCGCTACTCGGGTCACTGCACCTTTGCCTACTGCCAGGAAGAGATTGACGTCTGGACCCTGGAGCGCAAGGGGGCCTTCAGCCGGGAGGCCCTCTTCGGGGGCAACGGCGAGATACGTCTGACAGTCTCTCGGCTCCTGCAAGAGCATCACGGCCTCTTCATGTTCCTCTGCGAG AAATGTTTTGAGCATAAACCTAGAATCATCAGCAAACGGAATAAGGATAACGCTGCGACCTGTTCCCATCCTGTTATGCATGATTTCGAAGACAACAA GTGCCTTGTCCACATTTTGCGGGAAACCACCGTTAAGTATTCCAAGATCCGGCCTTTCCACCTGCAGTGCCAGCTGGACCTGTGTCGGCACGAGGTGCGCTACGGCTGTTCGCGGGACGATGAGTGCTTCTATGCCCACAGCCTGGTGGAGCTCCAGGTGTGGATGATGCAGAGCAAGACGG GGATTTCCCATGAGGCTATTGTTCAAGAATCGAAAAAATATTGGCAGAATATGGAGTCTAACGCACATGGGGCCCAG ATCCTCAGTAACCAAGTGAAGCATGGCTCTCTAAACCTGAAAATGAAGTTTGTGTGTGCACAGTGCTGGCGGAACGGCCAAGTTAGTGAGCCGGACAAAAACAAGAAATATTGTAGCGCCAAAGCAAGGCACCC GTGGACCAAGGACCGCCGGGTGATGCTGGTCATGTCGAACGAGCGCAAGAAGTGGAACACTATTCGCCCACTCCCCACCAAGAAGCAagtgcctttgcagtttgat TTGTGCAATCACATTGCGTCAGGCAAAAAATGCCAGTACGTTGGGAACTGCTCCTTCGCCCACAGTCATGAAGAGCGAGAGATGTGGACTTATATGAAGGAGAACGGCA TTCAAGACATGGAGCAGCTCTATGAAATGTGGCTGAAGAGCCAGAAGCCCGAAAAGGGCGAAGATCCGGCTGCTCAAGCCAGCAAGGAGAATGGGAAGCAGATCCACATGCCAACGGATTATGCTGAGGTTACA GTTGACTTTCATTGCTGGATGTGCGGCAAAAACTGTAACAGCGAGAAGCAATGGCAAGGGCATATTTCCTCGGAAAAGCATAAAGAGAAAGTATTCCATACCGAAGACGACCAAAACCGTTGGCAGCACCGCTTCCCAACGGGATGTTTCAGCCTTTGTGAGAG GTTTGCTGTGTCGGGGGCCTGTGTGGAGGGCAGCCACTGCCGCTGGGCCCACGGTCTGGCAGAGCTCCGTGAATGGGAGGAGCGCCGCCAGGTTCTGTGCATGAAGCTCAACAAAGCCCGCAAGGACCACTTGATTGCCCCCAACGATAACGACTTTGGAAAATATAGTTTTTTGTTTAAAGATTTAAACTAA
- the LOC132782080 gene encoding zinc finger CCCH domain-containing protein 7A isoform X2, whose amino-acid sequence MSNVSVDRSIRLQEIKKGLQFIQSTLPYPGTQEQYEVFIRDLVKNLFHEGNEAYQEGDWEGSLSHYSEALNIADYASSEGIHISDEILEKLRVNRIACYSKKGQHDKVLEDCGVILKLNENNFRALYRKAKALKELGRYKEAYDAVAKCSLAVPQDESVIKLTQELAQKLGLKIRKAYVRAKPSPSSVSGEVSSKVSNASIEDIESDFSGWKEKGLSSSSSSPTPPGFVPDLSGDLAPLPTANLMGLPVEKTPLSAPSLANGGAFPLSEGCLDCGDGDDILGDEIDELLDSVSDPGESAMPSPAVRGALPAAAIAPSIPFSAPLLGSLSVGPGFVSTGSYSEIYPSQPLVSALDNFCSSLSSFSIGDSKRVDIPSSLSRDVGSALNSSSPLRLLNGPPSLFSSENYIGISSPPRSDFPGVFGGGAANVPSLSTAVTAAASLAVRNPLEGSHDLRQACQACFVRKDPKLWEYIYHPNLDHLCKKDILIGRIKNSEDKSWKKIRPRPTKTQYVGPYYICKDVAAGEECRYSGHCTFAYCQEEIDVWTLERKGAFSREALFGGNGEIRLTVSRLLQEHHGLFMFLCEKCFEHKPRIISKRNKDNAATCSHPVMHDFEDNKCLVHILRETTVKYSKIRPFHLQCQLDLCRHEVRYGCSRDDECFYAHSLVELQVWMMQSKTGISHEAIVQESKKYWQNMESNAHGAQILSNQVKHGSLNLKMKFVCAQCWRNGQVSEPDKNKKYCSAKARHPWTKDRRVMLVMSNERKKWNTIRPLPTKKQVPLQFDLCNHIASGKKCQYVGNCSFAHSHEEREMWTYMKENGIQDMEQLYEMWLKSQKPEKGEDPAAQASKENGKQIHMPTDYAEVTVDFHCWMCGKNCNSEKQWQGHISSEKHKEKVFHTEDDQNRWQHRFPTGCFSLCERFAVSGACVEGSHCRWAHGLAELREWEERRQVLCMKLNKARKDHLIAPNDNDFGKYSFLFKDLN is encoded by the exons GTATTCATACGCGATCTTGTCAAGAACCTGTTCCACGAAGGGAACGAGGCTTACCAAGAAGGCGACTGGGAAGGGTCGCTGAGCCATTACTCTGAAGCTTTGAACATTGCCGATTATGCCAGTTCTGAAGGGATCCACATTTCCGATGAAATATTAGAGAAGCTGCGTGTAAATCGCATTGCGTGTTATTCAAAGAAG GGCCAGCATGACAAAGTCCTAGAAGACTGTGGAGTAATTTTAAAGCTGAATGAAAACAATTTCCGAGCTCTCTATCGGAAAGCCAAAGCCTTAAAAGAACTGGGAAGGTACAAGGAAGCATACGATGCAGTCGCTAAATGCTCCCTCGCGGTGCCACAG GATGAAAGTGTAATAAAATTAACTCAAGAGCTTGCTCAGAAGCTTGGATTGAAAATAAGAAAAGCCTACGTTAGGGCAAAA CCTTCCCCAAGCTCTGTTTCTGGAGAAGTATCAAGTAAG GTTTCAAATGCTTCTATAGAAGATATTGAATCAG ATTTTTCTGGCTGGAAGGAGAAgggcctttcctcctcctcctcctcgcccacCCCTCCGGGCTTTGTCCCTGACCTGTCCGGTGACTTGGCCCCTTTGCCAACGGCTAACTTGATGGGCCTTCCTGTGGAGAAGACCCCGCTCTCTGCCCCTTCCTTGGCCAATGGAGGGGCCTTTCCTCTCTCAGAAGGCTGCTTGGATTGCGGTGATGGCGATGACATCCTTGGAGATGAAATAGATGAGCTGCTTGACTCAGTTTCGGACCCCGGGGAAAGCGCCATG CCCAGCCCAGCTGTCCGCGGAGCCCTCCCAGCGGCTGCCAtcgctcccagcatccccttctcGGCCCCATTGCTGGGGTCCTTGTCTGTGGGACCGGGCTTCGTCTCCACGGGTTCTTACTCTGAGATATACCCCTCCCAGCCCTTGGTCTCTGCCCTGGACAACTTCTGCTCCTCTTTAAGTAGCTTCTCCATAGGCGATTCTAAAAGAG TAGATATACCCAGTTCTCTTTCTAGAGATGTCGGCTCAGCGTTAAACAGCAGTTCTCCTCTACGGCTT CTTAATGGTCCCCCAAGTTTGTTTAGCTCTGAGAACTATATTGGGATTTCGAGTCCGCCTCGGAGTGACTTTCCTGGCGTCTTTGGCGGAGGGGCTGCCAATGTGCCAAGCCTTTCAACAGCGGTGACAGCAGCAGCCTCCTTGGCAGTGAGGAATCCACTGGAAGGCAGCCATGATCTTCGCCAGGCCTGCCAGGCCTGCTTTGTCCGGAAAG atCCCAAACTGTGGGAATACATTTACCATCCCAACCTAGACCACCTGTGTAAGAAGGACATCCTCATTGGGAGAATAAAGAACTCTGAAGATAAATCCTGGAAGAAGATCAGGCCCAGGCCAACAAAAACGCAATACGTGGGGCCCTATTATATATGTAAAG ATGTGGCGGCCGGTGAAGAGTGTCGCTACTCGGGTCACTGCACCTTTGCCTACTGCCAGGAAGAGATTGACGTCTGGACCCTGGAGCGCAAGGGGGCCTTCAGCCGGGAGGCCCTCTTCGGGGGCAACGGCGAGATACGTCTGACAGTCTCTCGGCTCCTGCAAGAGCATCACGGCCTCTTCATGTTCCTCTGCGAG AAATGTTTTGAGCATAAACCTAGAATCATCAGCAAACGGAATAAGGATAACGCTGCGACCTGTTCCCATCCTGTTATGCATGATTTCGAAGACAACAA GTGCCTTGTCCACATTTTGCGGGAAACCACCGTTAAGTATTCCAAGATCCGGCCTTTCCACCTGCAGTGCCAGCTGGACCTGTGTCGGCACGAGGTGCGCTACGGCTGTTCGCGGGACGATGAGTGCTTCTATGCCCACAGCCTGGTGGAGCTCCAGGTGTGGATGATGCAGAGCAAGACGG GGATTTCCCATGAGGCTATTGTTCAAGAATCGAAAAAATATTGGCAGAATATGGAGTCTAACGCACATGGGGCCCAG ATCCTCAGTAACCAAGTGAAGCATGGCTCTCTAAACCTGAAAATGAAGTTTGTGTGTGCACAGTGCTGGCGGAACGGCCAAGTTAGTGAGCCGGACAAAAACAAGAAATATTGTAGCGCCAAAGCAAGGCACCC GTGGACCAAGGACCGCCGGGTGATGCTGGTCATGTCGAACGAGCGCAAGAAGTGGAACACTATTCGCCCACTCCCCACCAAGAAGCAagtgcctttgcagtttgat TTGTGCAATCACATTGCGTCAGGCAAAAAATGCCAGTACGTTGGGAACTGCTCCTTCGCCCACAGTCATGAAGAGCGAGAGATGTGGACTTATATGAAGGAGAACGGCA TTCAAGACATGGAGCAGCTCTATGAAATGTGGCTGAAGAGCCAGAAGCCCGAAAAGGGCGAAGATCCGGCTGCTCAAGCCAGCAAGGAGAATGGGAAGCAGATCCACATGCCAACGGATTATGCTGAGGTTACA GTTGACTTTCATTGCTGGATGTGCGGCAAAAACTGTAACAGCGAGAAGCAATGGCAAGGGCATATTTCCTCGGAAAAGCATAAAGAGAAAGTATTCCATACCGAAGACGACCAAAACCGTTGGCAGCACCGCTTCCCAACGGGATGTTTCAGCCTTTGTGAGAG GTTTGCTGTGTCGGGGGCCTGTGTGGAGGGCAGCCACTGCCGCTGGGCCCACGGTCTGGCAGAGCTCCGTGAATGGGAGGAGCGCCGCCAGGTTCTGTGCATGAAGCTCAACAAAGCCCGCAAGGACCACTTGATTGCCCCCAACGATAACGACTTTGGAAAATATAGTTTTTTGTTTAAAGATTTAAACTAA